ATAACTTCCTTGATACTTACCCTTTTCTATGTATTTTACCTTTTCCCAACTCTTGATAAGTCACTTTCCAGTGGACGTTCTGTGATTATCCAAGCGCTTATTTTCTTTGGTATATACGCTGCGATAGAATACGTAGTTGAACTTCCGTTCAAGGTGTATTCCACCTTCGTTATTGAGCAAAAATACGGTTTCAACACGACAACTGCTAAGCTATTTATTAGAGACCAGATACTACAAATTCTCCTTGCCGTCATCATTGGTGCACCGATAATCGCCGGTATAATCTGGTTCTTAGTTAAGTTTCCCGTTTGGTGGTGGCAACTTTCCATTTTGGCTTTTGTGATCTTAATATTTTTCATGATCATCCAACCGATTTTAATCGCTCCGCTTTTCTTCAAGTTCTCTGAGCTCGAAAACGAAGAGCTCAAATCAAAGATTCGTGCCATCCTTGATAAAGCACGCATTAAAGTTCCGAACATATACAAAATGGATGCCTCGAAAAGAACAAAAAAGCAGAACGCATATCTGACAGGTATTGGAAAATCAAGAAGACTTGTACTATTCGACAATATCTTAAGTTACAATCAAGATGAGATTCTCGCTGTTGTTGGTCACGAGCTGGGGCACCACGCTAAAAGGCATATTCCCAAATTGCTGGTATTGAATGCACTACTGATAACATTTACTTTCTTCATAACAAACGCTATATACAAATTCCTCATGGAAACGCATATATTCGGTGTTTCGCAACCATACACAGTCTTTGCGTACGCGTTCATGTTCGTTTCATCGATAATGTTCTTTTTGGAACCAGTGATGAACTATTTTTCTAGGAAAATGGAGTACGAAGCTGATGAATACTCGGCCAAATTGCTTGGTTCACCGACCTATTTGATCTCTTCTTTGAAAAGGTTAGTAAAAGAAAACCTATCAAATCCAAACCCGATGCCACTTTACAAAATTTGGTACTATAGTCACCCTGCCCCAGAAGAGAGGATTAAAAGACTTATGGAGGTCGGGCAGAATGACCGCTGAGCGAAAAACTCGCAAAACAAAAAGGGTCAAAACCGTATCGCTTGGCAGCTTATTCACTGCAATTTTAGTTATGATAGTGCTATTTTTTCAGTACCAAGGTGAGTACAAACCGTGCTACGTGGTTGAAGTTATCGATGGGGACACGATAAAGGTTGATCTAGGTGGAGAAAAATACAAAGTCAGACTTATCGGTGTGAACACTCCAGAGACAAACCACCCGGTGAAAAGAGTTGAACCGTATGGTCCGGAAGCGAAGGCCTTTACTAAGAAAATACTGACAGGAAGAAAAGTATACTTGGAGTTCGATGTTCAAGAAAAAGATAGGTATGGAAGATTGCTCGCATACGTCTGGCTTGAAAAACCAAGTCAAATAACAGACGATGAGATTAGAACAAAGATGTTCAATGCGATACTTCTTCTCGAAGGTTATGCTCAGGTTATGACGATTCAGCCAAACGTGAAATACGTTGACTACTTTTTGCGGTACCAACGCGAAGCATTGGAAGCAGGTAAAGGTTTGTGGGGACTTTCGGTGTACCGGAAAAGCAAATAAAGAAGATGAAATTTAGAAAAACATATAACCATCTTCTACTTTTTAATCTCTTCCTTTGTGCAAAAGCTGTTTTTTATTTCTCCACCTAAAGAAAAAAAGCAATCAGTTTTGAACTGAGAAGAAAAGAAACAACAGGAGCTATAAATTAACAAAATTCACAACTTTCTTAACTCATATCCGATATTTTGAAACAACCAAAACTTTGTGATATAATTATCACGACCCACACTATTCCAAGGGAGGGGATTGGGTATGAAGAAACTGATGGTATTGCTTGTAGCGGTTTTGTTTATTACATCACTCTACGCTGCTCTCGGTTTTAAGATAGGCGTTGTCACGGGAACTGTTTCACAAGGCGAAGATGAGTACAGGGGTGCTGAAAACGTTGTTAAGAAGTACGGTAAAGAAATCATCCATGTGACATATCCAGACAAATTCATGCAAGAACAAGAAACAACGATAGCAAGGATCGTCGAACTGGCATACGACCCACAAGTTAAGGCAATTGTTATATGCCAAGGTGTACCCGGAACAACGGCAGCAATCAGAAGGGTCAAAGAAATGAGGAAAGATATCGTTTTCGTCGTTGGCGTGCCACACGAAGACCCAGGGGTTATTTCACCTGCGGCAGATGTTATTCTCGAAGTAGATACTCCAGGCCGTGGAAAAACAATAGTTGAACTCGCAAAGAAGATGGGTGTCGAAACGATAATTCACTACTCATTCCCAAGGCACATGAGTTACAAGCTTCTTGCGGAGAGAAGAGATATCATGGAAAAAACAGCTAAGCAAATGGGAATTAACTTCGTGTTTGTTTCCGCTCCAGACCCACTTGGTGAACAAGGTTTGACTGGTGCTCAGCAGTTCATACTTGAAGATGTCCCAAGACAACTTGCGAAGTATGGTCCAAAGACAGGATTCTTCTCAACGAACTGTGGAATGCAAGAACCTCTCCAAAAAGCGATTCTCAAACACGGTGGATACTATCTTGAACCATGCTGCCCATCGCCAACACACGGATTCCCTGGTTCACTTGGCATTTCCATTCCAGAAGATAAAAAAGGAGATATGACCTACATACTTAGAGTTGTAAACCAGAAGATCATAGAAATGGGTGGCGCAGGAAGGTTTGCAACATGGCCAGTACCTATGAACATGCTCTTTGTTGAAGCAGGTGTCGAAATTGCTAAGGCACTTGTGCAAAAGAAAGTCAGCCCAACTAATTTGAATGGTATCAAACTCATCGTGACAGAAGAAGCAAAGAAGAAATATCCAAAGGCAGAACTTCAAGTTAGAACACTCGATCCATACAAGAATTACTACATGTTCATCCACAAATCGGTTATATTCGGAGTTGACAAATTCTGATACGTTTTTTTGACTGCACGAATTGGGGTGTCGGCACTCGCCGACACCTTTAAATTAAGTTTAAGCCTTTGAATAGGGGGATGAGCATGAAAATGGTTTTAGAAATGAGAAGTATCTCTAAGTTTTACTACGGTAACCAGGTTTTAAAGAACGTTTCTATCTCAGTCGGTGAGGGCGAAATATTGGGATTAGTTGGTGAGAACGGTGCTGGTAAATCAACACTCATGAATATCCTTTTCGGGATGCCTGTGATACATTCCACAGGAGGCTTTGAAGGAGAGATTATTTTCGATGGACAAAAAGTTGATATAGACTCTCCTTCTAAAGCGATGTCGCTTGGAATAGGGATGGTACATCAGGAATTTATGTTACTTCCCGGATTCACAGTGACGGAGAACATAAAGCTCAACAGAGAGATTACCAGACCAAACATACTCAGTAAATTACTACGAAAAAATGGAAAAAGACTCGAAACTTTAGATATACCTGCTATGCGTAAAGATGCAAGGCAGGCACTTGATACTATTAAAATGTACTCAATTGACGAAATGGAATATGTGGCATCCCTTCCGGTTGCACACAAGCAATTTGTTGAGATAGCTCGTGAAATCGACAAAAAGACGTTGAAGCTTCTTGTTCTTGACGAACCTACTGCCGTTTTGACGGAATCAGAGGCGGAGAACCTACTGAATATTATCAGATTGCTTTCTGAAAAGGGCATTTCTATCATATTTATTTCACACCGTCTCCATGAAATTTTAGAGGTTGCTCATAGGATAGTTATCCTACGAGATGGACAGGTTGTTGCTGAAGGGAACAAAGAAGAGTTCACCGTCTACGAAATTGCGGAAAAAATGGTTGGTAGAAAAATAGAGAATGTGGAGCTCCCACCGAGGAAAAAGGAAATGGATGAGAACAATATTATAATGTCGATAAGGCACTTGAAAGTTCATATGCCCGGAGAGGAAGTGAAAGACTTTTCAATTGATATCAAAGAAGGAGAAATTCTTGGTATTGGAGGACTTGCAGGGCAAGGAAAACTTGGCATTGCAAACGGTATCTTTGGACTTTACCCTGCCGAAGGTGATGTAACCTTCATGGGACGAGCGTACCAATTGAACTCTCCAATGTACGCTTTGAAAAGTGGTATAGTTTATGTCTCTGAGGACCGAAGAGGGGTTGGATTGCTTCTTGATGAATCTGTCGAGATGAACATAGTCGCCACCGCTATCACCGCATTTGGAATGTTCACAAAGAAGTTCCTGGGTTTAACCATATACGACAGAAAAGCTATCAGAGAGCATGCCGAGAAGTTAATAAGGGAATTGGATATACGATGCAAAGGACCCACGCAACCAGTAAGAAGGCTCAGTGGTGGTAATCAGCAAAAGGTATGTCTTGCACGTGCGTTTACACTCAATCCGAAACTTCTGTTTGTCTCAGAACCGACACGTGGAATAGATGTTGGTGCGAAGAAGCTTGTTCTTGATTATTTGGTGAAACTCAACAGAGAGCACGGTATTACCATTGTACTTACCTCAAGTGAGTTGGCAGAGCTGAAATCCATATGTGACAGAATAGCTATCGTTGCTGAAGGTAAGCTCGCTGCAGTGCTACCACCAACAGCGCCAGATGTTGAATTCGGCTTGGCTATGGCTGGCGAGCTAAAGGAGGTAAAGGCAAATGGGTGAGGCTATGGGTATTAAGAACTTTCTGACACAGATTTTCAAGAAGGTTGATATTCCTATACTGGTCATAATTCTTTTCTTACTATCCTTGTTTGTTTTGGCTGCGTTTACTTCGGTTTCTATAACTGGTTTGATAAATGATTCCTTGGTAAGAATTGGTATGAACGGTGTTTTGGTCCTCGCTATGCTTCCGACAATTAGGGCCGGCATAGGTCCAAATTTTGGTTTACCTGTCGGTATCATTGGCGGCTTATTGGGGATGCTTATCGTTATGGAGAATCACATAACAGGCCCGATAGGCTTTTTTGTAGCAGTTGCCATCTCGATAGCTTTCAATTTGGTTCTTGGATGGATATATGCTTGGTTGCTTGATAAGGTGCGCGGACAAGAGATGATGGTTGAAACGTACGTTGGTTATTCAATCGTCGCATTTATGTCCATCATGTGGTTGGTGCTCCCGTTTAAAAATCCTGAGATGGTATGGGCCATCGGTGGTGTTGGACTGAGGTATACGTTAACGTTACAAGGGTATTTTGATAAGGTTCTGAATAACTTTCTAAGGTTCAAAATTATCGGAGACCTCTACTTCCCAACAGGTTTGATTCTGTTCTTTGCTTTTATGTGTTTCATCATATATCTATTCTTCAAAACAAAAGCTGGCTTATCTATCGATTTAGTTGGACAGAATGAAATGTACGCAGTCAGTTCTGGTGTTAAACCAAGAGCTGCACGAAGGAATGCAGTGATTTTATCAACAGTTTTAGCAGGCATAGGAATTGTTGTTTATGCCCAAAGTTACGGTTTTGTTCAACTTTATCAAGCACCGCTCTTCATGACATTTCCTGCCGTTGCTTCTATTTTGATAGGTGGAGCGTCGATAAGGAGAGCTACGATAACAAACGTAGTAATGGGAACGATAATTTTCCAAACTCTTCTGACAGTCGCGTTGCCAGTGCTGAGCCAAGTAACACGCGGTGATATCACCGAAGTTATGAGGCTTATCGTAAGTAATGGTATGATACTTTACGCACTGACACGCGCTCCAAAGGAGGCAAATTGATATGGAAAAGAACGTAGTAAGCAGAATAAAATCAATCCTTTTGGGTAATATAGTACCGATAGCTTTCTTCCTACTAACTTTGGGAGCGGTTATCGCAGCAAAGATTCCACCTTTGTTCTTATTATCCGAAGTTGTCCGAAGGTTAAGCCGAAATACATTTCTTGTCCTCGCTCTTATCATCCCAGTCATTGCAGGACTTGGTTTGAATTTTGCTATAGTTCTTGGGGCTATGGCTGCTCAGGCTGCGCTTTTCTTTGTTGTGGATTGGAACGTCACAGGTCTAAAAGGTATTCTACTTGCGATGGTTATAGCAAGTTTGATATCTGTCTTCCTCGGTTGGCTCGTTGGATTAACACTCAACAGAGCTAAGGGGCGCGAAATGATAACATCCATGATACTTGGCTTTTTTGCCAACGGTGTCTATCAGTTAATATTCCTGTTCTTTATTGGTTCGCTCATACCTTTTTCGAAAGCAGAAATGCTTTTACCACAAGGTGTTGGTTTGAGGAATACCGTTGATCTGTACGGAACAGTTGCCGGTGCGTTGAATAATATATACGTTGTGAACATAAAGTTCATAAGCATATTTGTAGTACCTTTGCTATTTGTAGTTGGGCTATGTTTATTCATCACATTCCTCCTGAAAACAAAGCTTGGTCAAGACTTTAAAGCGGTTGGTCAAGATATGCACATCGCCAGAACAGCTGGTATCGATGTGGACAAGACAAGGATCATAGCGGTTATATATTCAACTGTTTTGGCAGCAATAGGGCAGGTCATATATCTCCAAGATATAGGAACGGTGAACACGTACAACAGCCATGAACAAATAGGCCTGTTCTCAATAGCAGCCTTGCTAGTTGGTGGCGCCTCTGTTCGGAAGGCTTCTATATGGAACGCAATAATTGGTGTTTTGCTCTTCCATACGCTTTTCGTGGTGGCACCAAGTGCAGGTAACAGATTGTTTGGACAACCACAGATAGGTGAATTTTTCCGAGAATTCATAGCTTATGCGGTCATTGCATTTGCACTCGCAATGCATGGTTGGAAAGCAAGAAAGGCAAAGCATTGAAGCAGGCGGAATAATTAAAGGGGGACTCTTCCCCCTTTTTATTTTCTGTACCAGTACGCTATCATTACATTTCCAGAAGGATTTTGTAGAGCCGTTATTGCAAAGAAAACATCTGTGCCTGACAGAATAATCAAGTGCGAGATAGAAGAACTTTTTGCAAGGTCGAATCTGTACCTATTTTTTCCAATTTTCTTTACCGTAACGTTTTCAGCCTTAAAGGTTAATCCTGAAGTTAACTCAAGTTCGACTTCTATACCTCTCTTACCCTTTGGATACTTTACCACAATATCATGCGGATGTTTTTTAGGTTTTGGTAATTTTATTTCTTTTCCTTCGGATATCTCGTAATTCACAGAAACACCAAGAGAAAAATTTAAACCAAAGTTTTGAGTTAGATAAAGCGATAGCTGCAATGATACATTTGGTTCTTTTGAGTCTTTTGGACCTGCAAAAAGCAGAGAAAATAATAATACACATACAAGTAAGACGTATACTCTTTTCATTTCGACACACCTCCTACACAAACGAAGTAAAACCATGTTTTCACTTTTTAAAATTATAGCACACAAAGTGTCTTATTTGAAAGGAGTTGATTAATCATGGGAAATACTTTCATAACAAGCGATGGCGTTGGAATAAAGTACGAGTATTACATCACCAAAGCTTTTGAACATACCAACAAAATTCCATTAGTGTTCCTCAACGGAATCTTTATGCACTACGAATCTTGGAAACTTTTTACGAAAGACATTTCAGAAAAGATGCCTTTGCTTTTCCACAATTTCCGATGTCAGTGGGATTCTGATTGCGAAGAGACTAAAGAATGCTCGTTTGAAAGACACGTGCAGGATTTGAAAGAATTACTCGACCATCTCGGGATAAAGAAAGCAAAGTTTGTAGGGACCTCTTATGGTGGAGAGGTTGCAATGCTTTTTGGGGTTTTTTATCCACAATACATTGAATCGATGATGATTATAACCTCAACCGCTCGTACGGACAAAGTTATGGAAAGCAAAGCTATGAGATGGAAAGATGGCGCAAAAACAAGAAATCCGGAGAGTTTTGTTCACAGCTGGCTTACCGATGTGTACAGCGAAAAGTATATAAATTCCTTCGATAACTTAGTGCAAATCATTTCTTCAAGACTTAATGGCTTTAACTATCGTGGTGCGGAAAGATTAATTGATGCTTTTCTGAACCTGAATAGCTATGACCTTCTCAACAGGATAAAGGATGTAGAATTTCCGTTAGTCGTTGTTTCTGCGGAATTTGACAGAATAAAACCAAAGAGTTTTAGCCAAGAAATACACAATAGTTTGAAAAAGGGAGTGCATATAACCATTCCAGACTCAGGTCATGCGGTCGTTGTCGAAAAGCCAAAGGAAATTGGATGGCTGATTAGGAACTTTGCCTTTGATTTCTGGAAATAGCCTCCTGGCAAATTAGAGAATGGTAGCTTTTTGGAGGGGTGGCAGTGAAAAACGTGTTTAGCTTGATTTTGTTAGTTTTTTTCCTTCCGAATTTGGTTCTATTTGCGCATGCACCTATTGTTTCAAATCTTTCGGGTTCAAACATGGCTGAAGCTATTCCGATAAAGAATATCGATATATCTCAGGTTTTATACAAAGTCTTCAAGGAAGACAACTCTTTTCTCTGGATGACATTTGAAGGCAAGGGAGGAGACGAGTTATACTTCCAAGTAGGCACTCCTAAAGAGGATAAGTACATACAGCTAAGACCAGCTGTCGTAATAATAGGTCCGGGGTTTCCAAAAGTTGATGGTTTGCCATTTGAAATTCCAGCGGAAATGGGAGCAGTTGTTTGCAAATCTAAGGAATCACCAACAGCCTTTTATGAGCCTGTAACCGATACAAATTCGTGGATACATTTAACAAA
The DNA window shown above is from Fervidobacterium changbaicum and carries:
- a CDS encoding M48 family metallopeptidase, with product MLNTFFLLFLFTIILKYVWEIALDVLNLRYSTGPSARVPDILKDRFSPEDFEKAKRYLKDKVRLATLEKITSLILTLFYVFYLFPTLDKSLSSGRSVIIQALIFFGIYAAIEYVVELPFKVYSTFVIEQKYGFNTTTAKLFIRDQILQILLAVIIGAPIIAGIIWFLVKFPVWWWQLSILAFVILIFFMIIQPILIAPLFFKFSELENEELKSKIRAILDKARIKVPNIYKMDASKRTKKQNAYLTGIGKSRRLVLFDNILSYNQDEILAVVGHELGHHAKRHIPKLLVLNALLITFTFFITNAIYKFLMETHIFGVSQPYTVFAYAFMFVSSIMFFLEPVMNYFSRKMEYEADEYSAKLLGSPTYLISSLKRLVKENLSNPNPMPLYKIWYYSHPAPEERIKRLMEVGQNDR
- a CDS encoding thermonuclease family protein, encoding MTAERKTRKTKRVKTVSLGSLFTAILVMIVLFFQYQGEYKPCYVVEVIDGDTIKVDLGGEKYKVRLIGVNTPETNHPVKRVEPYGPEAKAFTKKILTGRKVYLEFDVQEKDRYGRLLAYVWLEKPSQITDDEIRTKMFNAILLLEGYAQVMTIQPNVKYVDYFLRYQREALEAGKGLWGLSVYRKSK
- a CDS encoding DUF3798 domain-containing protein; this encodes MKKLMVLLVAVLFITSLYAALGFKIGVVTGTVSQGEDEYRGAENVVKKYGKEIIHVTYPDKFMQEQETTIARIVELAYDPQVKAIVICQGVPGTTAAIRRVKEMRKDIVFVVGVPHEDPGVISPAADVILEVDTPGRGKTIVELAKKMGVETIIHYSFPRHMSYKLLAERRDIMEKTAKQMGINFVFVSAPDPLGEQGLTGAQQFILEDVPRQLAKYGPKTGFFSTNCGMQEPLQKAILKHGGYYLEPCCPSPTHGFPGSLGISIPEDKKGDMTYILRVVNQKIIEMGGAGRFATWPVPMNMLFVEAGVEIAKALVQKKVSPTNLNGIKLIVTEEAKKKYPKAELQVRTLDPYKNYYMFIHKSVIFGVDKF
- a CDS encoding sugar ABC transporter ATP-binding protein translates to MKMVLEMRSISKFYYGNQVLKNVSISVGEGEILGLVGENGAGKSTLMNILFGMPVIHSTGGFEGEIIFDGQKVDIDSPSKAMSLGIGMVHQEFMLLPGFTVTENIKLNREITRPNILSKLLRKNGKRLETLDIPAMRKDARQALDTIKMYSIDEMEYVASLPVAHKQFVEIAREIDKKTLKLLVLDEPTAVLTESEAENLLNIIRLLSEKGISIIFISHRLHEILEVAHRIVILRDGQVVAEGNKEEFTVYEIAEKMVGRKIENVELPPRKKEMDENNIIMSIRHLKVHMPGEEVKDFSIDIKEGEILGIGGLAGQGKLGIANGIFGLYPAEGDVTFMGRAYQLNSPMYALKSGIVYVSEDRRGVGLLLDESVEMNIVATAITAFGMFTKKFLGLTIYDRKAIREHAEKLIRELDIRCKGPTQPVRRLSGGNQQKVCLARAFTLNPKLLFVSEPTRGIDVGAKKLVLDYLVKLNREHGITIVLTSSELAELKSICDRIAIVAEGKLAAVLPPTAPDVEFGLAMAGELKEVKANG
- a CDS encoding ABC transporter permease subunit, whose translation is MGEAMGIKNFLTQIFKKVDIPILVIILFLLSLFVLAAFTSVSITGLINDSLVRIGMNGVLVLAMLPTIRAGIGPNFGLPVGIIGGLLGMLIVMENHITGPIGFFVAVAISIAFNLVLGWIYAWLLDKVRGQEMMVETYVGYSIVAFMSIMWLVLPFKNPEMVWAIGGVGLRYTLTLQGYFDKVLNNFLRFKIIGDLYFPTGLILFFAFMCFIIYLFFKTKAGLSIDLVGQNEMYAVSSGVKPRAARRNAVILSTVLAGIGIVVYAQSYGFVQLYQAPLFMTFPAVASILIGGASIRRATITNVVMGTIIFQTLLTVALPVLSQVTRGDITEVMRLIVSNGMILYALTRAPKEAN
- a CDS encoding ABC transporter permease subunit, giving the protein MEKNVVSRIKSILLGNIVPIAFFLLTLGAVIAAKIPPLFLLSEVVRRLSRNTFLVLALIIPVIAGLGLNFAIVLGAMAAQAALFFVVDWNVTGLKGILLAMVIASLISVFLGWLVGLTLNRAKGREMITSMILGFFANGVYQLIFLFFIGSLIPFSKAEMLLPQGVGLRNTVDLYGTVAGALNNIYVVNIKFISIFVVPLLFVVGLCLFITFLLKTKLGQDFKAVGQDMHIARTAGIDVDKTRIIAVIYSTVLAAIGQVIYLQDIGTVNTYNSHEQIGLFSIAALLVGGASVRKASIWNAIIGVLLFHTLFVVAPSAGNRLFGQPQIGEFFREFIAYAVIAFALAMHGWKARKAKH
- a CDS encoding alpha/beta fold hydrolase, with product MGNTFITSDGVGIKYEYYITKAFEHTNKIPLVFLNGIFMHYESWKLFTKDISEKMPLLFHNFRCQWDSDCEETKECSFERHVQDLKELLDHLGIKKAKFVGTSYGGEVAMLFGVFYPQYIESMMIITSTARTDKVMESKAMRWKDGAKTRNPESFVHSWLTDVYSEKYINSFDNLVQIISSRLNGFNYRGAERLIDAFLNLNSYDLLNRIKDVEFPLVVVSAEFDRIKPKSFSQEIHNSLKKGVHITIPDSGHAVVVEKPKEIGWLIRNFAFDFWK